A genomic stretch from Zeimonas sediminis includes:
- a CDS encoding winged helix DNA-binding protein, producing MDSRTAPGSRPASERPILSSSHLADGDWAGLSELEFGLIVAGHAFDRWIVRCMAAAGVPDLTVTDVLVLHHVHHRERAKKLADICFTLNYEDTHVVSYALRKLAGLGLVSSEKVGKEALWSTTKAGRETVERYRRVRDRCLLASAADGLGAAGGSGNVAPGLAELAGILRALSGLYDQAARAAASL from the coding sequence ATGGACTCGCGAACCGCCCCGGGGAGCAGGCCGGCTTCCGAAAGACCGATCCTCTCCTCCTCGCACCTGGCAGACGGGGACTGGGCCGGCCTGTCCGAGCTCGAGTTCGGACTGATCGTGGCCGGCCACGCCTTCGACCGCTGGATCGTCCGCTGCATGGCCGCTGCCGGGGTGCCCGACCTGACCGTGACCGACGTGCTGGTGCTGCACCACGTGCATCACCGGGAACGGGCCAAGAAGCTCGCCGACATCTGCTTCACCCTGAACTACGAGGACACGCACGTGGTGTCCTATGCCCTGCGAAAGCTCGCCGGCCTTGGGCTGGTGAGCAGCGAGAAGGTCGGCAAGGAGGCCCTGTGGTCGACGACGAAGGCAGGGCGCGAAACGGTGGAACGCTACCGGCGGGTGCGTGATCGCTGCCTGCTGGCGAGCGCCGCCGACGGACTCGGGGCGGCGGGCGGCAGCGGCAATGTCGCCCCGGGGCTCGCCGAGCTGGCCGGAATCCTCCGGGCGCTGTCCGGCCTCTACGACCAGGCGGCGCGAGCCGCGGCTTCGCTCTGA
- a CDS encoding hydantoinase B/oxoprolinase family protein, producing MTSPDHDARWQFWIDRGGTFTDIVARRPDGSLQTAKLLSENPELYADAAVEGIRRLLGLKAGEPVSPERVEAVKMGTTVATNALLERKGEPLLLVVTRGFRDALRIAFQNRPKLFERRIVLPELLYRDVVEVDERISASGEVVVPLDDAGARDAFRKAHDAGLRAIAIVLMHGYRHTDHERRLAAIAREVGFTQISVSHEVSPLIRFVPRGDTTVVDAYLSPVLRRYVDRVAGAMEGVKLQFMQSNGGLTDARTFQGKDSILSGPAGGIVGMARVSSAAGFDRIIGFDMGGTSTDVSHYAGEFERELDTQVAGVRMRAPMMSIHTVAAGGGSILFFDGARMRVGPDSAGANPGPACYRRGGPLTVTDANVMLGKIQPSFFPAVFGPDGDQPLDAGVVREKFAALAAEIEAATGRKMQPEEVAQGFIDIAVANMANAIKKISVQRGYDVTKYTLTTFGGAGGQHACLVADALAMPTVLAHPLAGVLSAYGMGLAEQVAMRERSVEKVLDADGHAEAERVLDELEAAGRDELVAQGEPARQLRAIRRAMIRYQGTDTALAVSWGTIAELRDAFERAYRQRFAFLLPDRALIVESAVVEVLGASPEDALDAAAGAKAPTTGGAGAANPEASVRMFSGGDWHDTPMYRREAIPAGARIDGPAIVVEATATTIVEPGWRAEMSERGDLVLARYLARPKRVAVGTDADPVMLEIFNNLFMSIAEQMGYRLQNTAHSVNIKERLDFSCAVFDSQGNLVANAPHMPVHLGSMGASVQAIIREHVAQEGAEPPKAPLAPGDVYVLNDPYAGGTHLPDVTVITPVFDEAGEKILFYVGSRGHHADIGGITPGSMPPDSRTIDEEGVLLTDFHLVQGGNFREQALRDALSSAKYPARNPDQNIADLRAQIAANEKGREELLKMVRQFGLDVVMAYMGHVQDNAEESVRRVIGALKDGEFALPLDNGATIRARITVDHASRSATIDFSGTSQQLPNNFNAPLAVTMAAVLYVFRTLVDDEIPMNAGCLKPITVIVPEGTMLNPRHPAAVVAGNVETSMCITNCLYGALGVMASGTPTMNNFTFGNARYQYYETISGGSGAGGTFDEKGRLVGGFDGTAVVQTHMTNSRLTDPEVLELRFPVRLESYEIRAGSGGAGRWRGGDGGIRRVRFLEPMTASILSNGRVHPAFGAAGGQPGAPGRNYVVRSDGRVEELGHADKAELAAGDVFVVETPGGGGFGEPAGS from the coding sequence ATGACGAGCCCCGACCACGACGCGCGCTGGCAGTTCTGGATCGACCGCGGCGGCACCTTCACCGACATCGTCGCGCGGCGGCCCGACGGCTCGCTGCAGACCGCCAAGCTCTTGTCGGAGAACCCGGAGCTCTACGCCGACGCGGCGGTCGAGGGCATCCGGCGCCTGCTCGGCCTGAAGGCGGGCGAGCCGGTCTCGCCCGAGCGGGTCGAGGCGGTGAAGATGGGCACAACGGTCGCCACCAACGCGCTGCTCGAGCGAAAGGGCGAGCCGCTGCTGCTGGTCGTCACCCGGGGCTTTCGCGACGCGCTGCGGATCGCCTTCCAGAACCGGCCGAAGCTGTTCGAGCGCCGCATCGTGCTGCCCGAGCTGCTCTATCGCGACGTGGTCGAGGTCGACGAGCGGATCTCGGCGAGCGGCGAGGTCGTCGTTCCCCTCGACGATGCCGGCGCGCGCGACGCGTTTCGCAAGGCCCACGATGCGGGGCTGCGCGCGATCGCGATCGTGCTGATGCACGGCTATCGCCACACCGATCACGAGCGGCGGCTGGCCGCGATCGCGCGCGAGGTCGGCTTCACGCAGATTTCGGTCTCGCACGAGGTCTCGCCGCTGATCCGCTTCGTGCCGCGAGGCGACACGACGGTCGTCGACGCCTACCTGTCGCCGGTCCTGCGCCGCTACGTCGACCGGGTCGCCGGGGCGATGGAGGGCGTGAAGCTGCAGTTCATGCAGTCCAACGGCGGCCTCACCGACGCGCGCACCTTCCAGGGCAAGGACTCGATCCTGTCGGGCCCGGCCGGCGGCATCGTCGGCATGGCGCGGGTCAGCAGCGCGGCCGGCTTCGACCGGATCATCGGCTTCGACATGGGCGGCACCTCGACCGACGTCTCGCACTACGCCGGCGAGTTCGAGCGCGAGCTCGACACGCAGGTGGCCGGCGTGCGGATGCGCGCGCCGATGATGAGCATCCACACGGTCGCGGCCGGCGGCGGCTCGATCCTGTTCTTCGACGGCGCGCGGATGCGGGTCGGCCCCGATTCGGCGGGGGCGAACCCGGGCCCCGCCTGCTATCGGCGCGGCGGCCCGCTCACGGTCACCGACGCGAACGTGATGCTCGGCAAGATCCAGCCTTCGTTCTTCCCGGCGGTGTTCGGCCCGGACGGCGACCAGCCGCTCGATGCCGGCGTGGTGCGCGAGAAGTTCGCCGCGCTGGCCGCCGAGATCGAGGCCGCGACCGGCCGGAAGATGCAGCCGGAGGAGGTGGCCCAGGGCTTCATCGACATCGCGGTGGCGAACATGGCCAACGCGATCAAGAAGATCTCGGTGCAGCGCGGCTACGACGTCACCAAGTACACGCTGACCACCTTCGGGGGCGCCGGCGGCCAGCACGCCTGCCTGGTGGCCGATGCGCTGGCGATGCCGACCGTGCTCGCCCATCCGCTGGCCGGCGTGCTGTCGGCCTACGGCATGGGCCTGGCCGAGCAGGTGGCGATGCGCGAGCGCTCGGTCGAGAAGGTGCTCGACGCCGACGGCCACGCCGAGGCCGAGCGCGTGCTCGACGAGCTCGAGGCGGCCGGTCGCGACGAGCTGGTCGCCCAGGGCGAGCCCGCGCGGCAGCTGCGCGCGATCCGCCGCGCGATGATCCGCTACCAGGGCACGGACACCGCGCTGGCCGTGTCGTGGGGCACGATCGCCGAGCTGCGCGATGCCTTCGAGCGCGCCTACCGGCAGCGATTCGCGTTCCTGCTTCCCGACCGCGCGCTGATCGTCGAATCGGCGGTCGTCGAGGTGCTGGGCGCCTCGCCCGAGGACGCGCTCGACGCGGCGGCCGGGGCGAAGGCGCCGACCACCGGCGGTGCCGGCGCCGCGAACCCCGAGGCCTCGGTCCGGATGTTCTCCGGCGGCGACTGGCACGACACGCCGATGTACCGGCGCGAGGCGATCCCGGCCGGCGCCAGGATCGACGGGCCGGCCATCGTCGTCGAGGCCACCGCGACCACGATCGTCGAGCCCGGCTGGCGCGCCGAGATGAGCGAGCGCGGCGACCTGGTGCTGGCGCGCTACCTCGCGCGCCCGAAGCGGGTCGCGGTCGGCACCGACGCCGATCCGGTGATGCTCGAGATCTTCAACAACCTGTTCATGTCGATCGCCGAGCAGATGGGCTACCGGCTGCAGAACACCGCGCACTCGGTCAACATCAAGGAGCGGCTCGACTTCTCCTGCGCGGTGTTCGACTCGCAGGGCAACCTGGTGGCCAACGCGCCGCACATGCCGGTGCATCTCGGGTCGATGGGCGCCAGCGTGCAGGCGATCATTCGCGAGCACGTGGCCCAGGAAGGCGCCGAGCCGCCGAAGGCGCCGCTCGCGCCCGGCGACGTCTACGTGCTGAACGACCCCTACGCCGGCGGCACGCACCTGCCCGACGTGACCGTGATCACGCCGGTCTTCGACGAGGCCGGCGAGAAGATCCTGTTCTACGTCGGCTCGCGCGGCCACCACGCCGACATCGGCGGCATCACGCCGGGCTCGATGCCGCCCGACAGCCGCACGATCGACGAAGAGGGCGTGCTGCTCACCGACTTCCACCTGGTCCAGGGGGGCAACTTCCGCGAGCAGGCGCTGCGCGACGCGCTGTCGTCGGCGAAGTACCCGGCCCGCAACCCGGACCAGAACATCGCCGACCTGCGCGCCCAGATCGCGGCCAACGAGAAGGGCCGAGAGGAGCTGCTGAAGATGGTCAGGCAGTTCGGACTCGATGTGGTCATGGCCTACATGGGCCACGTGCAGGACAACGCCGAGGAGTCGGTGCGCCGCGTGATCGGCGCGCTGAAGGACGGCGAGTTCGCGCTGCCGCTGGACAACGGCGCGACGATCCGCGCGAGGATCACCGTGGACCATGCGAGCCGCAGCGCCACGATCGACTTCAGCGGCACCTCGCAGCAGCTGCCGAACAACTTCAACGCGCCGCTCGCGGTCACGATGGCCGCGGTGCTGTACGTGTTCCGCACGCTGGTCGACGACGAGATCCCGATGAACGCCGGCTGCCTGAAGCCGATCACGGTGATCGTTCCCGAGGGCACGATGCTCAATCCGCGCCATCCGGCGGCGGTCGTGGCCGGCAACGTCGAGACCTCGATGTGCATCACCAACTGCCTGTACGGGGCGCTCGGCGTGATGGCCTCGGGCACGCCGACGATGAACAACTTCACCTTCGGCAATGCCCGCTACCAGTACTACGAGACGATCTCCGGCGGCTCGGGGGCGGGCGGCACGTTCGACGAGAAGGGCAGGCTGGTCGGCGGTTTCGACGGCACCGCGGTCGTGCAGACGCACATGACCAACTCGCGGCTGACCGACCCCGAGGTGCTCGAGCTGCGCTTCCCGGTGCGGCTCGAGAGCTACGAGATCCGCGCGGGGTCCGGCGGCGCCGGGCGCTGGCGCGGCGGCGACGGCGGCATCCGCAGGGTCCGCTTCCTCGAGCCGATGACCGCGTCGATCCTGTCCAACGGCCGGGTCCACCCGGCCTTCGGGGCGGCGGGCGGGCAACCGGGCGCGCCGGGCCGCAACTACGTCGTGCGGTCGGACGGCCGGGTCGAGGAGCTCGGCCACGCCGACAAGGCCGAACTCGCGGCCGGCGACGTCTTCGTCGTCGAGACGCCGGGCGGCGGCGGATTCGGGGAGCCCGCCGGCTCCTGA
- a CDS encoding Na/Pi cotransporter family protein produces the protein MTLATLGGIAGGIGLFLLGMWLMTDGLKTAAGPALQRILARFTGTRLRGLASGMLVTAVVQSSSAVTMAAIGFVNAGLLNLRQSMWVLFGANVGTTMTGWLVALVGLSLKVEALALPLVGAGMLLRLSDPKGRRGALGVTLAGFGVLFIGIATLQQGFAGQGQAFALPQGMGEPLNTVAHVIAGALLTVLMQSSSAAIAVALSAAQGLSIGLHDAAAVVIGANVGTTVKALLAAMGATPNAKRAAAAHVVFNLLTAAAAIAALPWLVDAILALGAATGIGEEPAAVLALFHTLFNVAGVIFVWPIADRLSSFLERRFRSAEEDASRPRFLDRHAAAVPQLALDAMGRELDRMAAMTWGIALRALRARGAEPGRLPLAREIEALRGLDHAFGDFVTLVNRESMPGDVAARITRMLYASRYLETTVEAAEHLDAAHAERGAPAPETVGGALAAFVDDAAAAIDRCARPDGPDPGLAGDDTLARLHRDYLETKERLLEAGALGQLPIVEMDRVLRGARLTWRLADQAVHAAIVLRQIRHPDEEPDRGLPPRQPSEAVEQGGSIVAALAEPAPSARDGADPALR, from the coding sequence ATGACGCTCGCCACGCTCGGCGGCATAGCCGGCGGCATCGGCCTGTTCCTGCTCGGGATGTGGCTGATGACCGACGGGCTCAAGACCGCGGCCGGGCCGGCCTTGCAGCGCATCCTCGCGCGCTTCACCGGCACCAGGCTGCGGGGCCTCGCGTCGGGGATGCTGGTGACCGCAGTCGTGCAGTCGTCGAGCGCGGTCACGATGGCCGCGATCGGCTTCGTCAACGCGGGCCTGCTGAACCTGCGCCAGTCGATGTGGGTACTGTTCGGGGCGAACGTCGGCACGACGATGACCGGCTGGCTGGTGGCGCTGGTCGGCCTTTCGCTGAAGGTCGAGGCGCTCGCGCTGCCGCTGGTCGGCGCCGGGATGCTGCTCAGGCTGAGCGATCCGAAGGGGCGGCGCGGCGCGCTCGGGGTCACGCTGGCCGGCTTCGGCGTCCTGTTCATCGGGATCGCGACCCTCCAGCAGGGCTTCGCCGGCCAGGGCCAGGCCTTCGCGCTGCCGCAGGGAATGGGGGAGCCGCTGAACACGGTCGCCCACGTGATCGCGGGCGCGCTGCTCACCGTGCTGATGCAGTCGTCCAGCGCCGCGATCGCCGTGGCGCTCAGCGCCGCCCAGGGGCTCTCGATCGGCCTGCACGACGCGGCCGCGGTGGTGATCGGTGCGAACGTCGGCACCACGGTGAAGGCGCTGCTGGCTGCAATGGGCGCCACGCCGAACGCGAAGCGCGCGGCGGCGGCCCATGTGGTCTTCAACCTGCTGACCGCCGCGGCGGCGATCGCGGCCCTGCCCTGGCTGGTCGACGCGATCCTGGCCCTCGGCGCGGCGACCGGGATCGGCGAGGAGCCCGCCGCGGTGCTGGCGCTGTTCCACACGCTGTTCAACGTGGCCGGGGTGATCTTCGTGTGGCCGATCGCGGACCGCCTGTCGAGCTTCCTCGAGAGGCGCTTTCGCAGCGCCGAGGAGGACGCTTCGCGCCCGCGCTTCCTGGACCGCCACGCGGCCGCCGTTCCCCAGCTCGCGCTCGATGCGATGGGACGGGAGCTCGACCGGATGGCGGCGATGACCTGGGGCATCGCGCTGCGGGCACTGCGGGCGCGCGGCGCGGAGCCGGGGCGCTTGCCGCTCGCCCGCGAGATCGAGGCCCTTCGCGGGCTCGACCACGCATTCGGTGATTTCGTCACGCTGGTCAATCGCGAGTCAATGCCGGGCGACGTCGCCGCGCGGATCACGCGGATGCTCTACGCCTCGCGCTACCTGGAGACCACGGTCGAGGCCGCCGAGCACCTCGACGCCGCGCACGCCGAGCGCGGCGCCCCGGCTCCCGAGACAGTCGGCGGGGCGCTGGCGGCCTTCGTCGACGATGCCGCCGCGGCGATCGACCGATGCGCGAGGCCGGACGGGCCCGACCCGGGGCTGGCGGGCGACGACACGCTGGCGCGGCTGCACCGCGACTACCTGGAAACCAAGGAGCGGCTGCTCGAGGCCGGCGCCCTCGGCCAGTTGCCGATCGTCGAGATGGACCGCGTCCTGCGCGGGGCCAGGCTCACCTGGCGGCTGGCGGACCAGGCGGTGCACGCGGCGATCGTGCTGCGGCAGATCCGCCATCCCGACGAGGAGCCGGATCGGGGGCTGCCGCCCCGGCAGCCGTCCGAGGCCGTCGAGCAGGGCGGGAGCATCGTCGCCGCGCTGGCCGAGCCCGCGCCATCGGCGCGCGATGGCGCCGATCCGGCTCTGCGATAA
- a CDS encoding VOC family protein yields MAVHPFHLAFPVHDLAAARAFYGDLLGCPEGRSSDEWVDFDLYGHQVVAHLAPDEARQAATNAVDGDQVPVRHFGVVLPMDDWHALADRLKAAGVSFVIEPHVRFKGQVGEQATMFFLDPSGNALEFKAFRDIASLFAK; encoded by the coding sequence ATGGCCGTGCATCCCTTCCATCTCGCGTTTCCCGTCCACGATCTCGCCGCGGCGCGCGCCTTCTACGGCGACCTGCTCGGTTGCCCCGAGGGGCGAAGCTCCGACGAGTGGGTGGATTTCGATCTCTACGGCCACCAGGTCGTCGCGCACCTCGCGCCCGACGAGGCCCGGCAGGCCGCGACCAACGCGGTCGACGGCGACCAGGTACCGGTGCGCCATTTCGGCGTCGTGCTGCCGATGGACGACTGGCACGCGCTCGCCGATCGCCTGAAGGCGGCCGGCGTGTCCTTCGTGATCGAGCCGCACGTGCGCTTCAAGGGCCAGGTGGGCGAGCAGGCCACGATGTTCTTCCTCGATCCGTCGGGCAACGCGCTGGAGTTCAAGGCCTTCCGCGACATCGCGTCGCTGTTCGCGAAGTGA